A genomic stretch from Triplophysa dalaica isolate WHDGS20190420 chromosome 4, ASM1584641v1, whole genome shotgun sequence includes:
- the spef2 gene encoding sperm flagellar protein 2 has product MSSIICEWLNAELRLSKVVAPVSLSRDFANGFLIGEILTRFELQDDFHLFSKHSTPNAKLNNFTRLEPTLHLLGVPFDLSMARAVMMGRQGAVTNLLYQLYIVLQKKKRSGLTATAMDVMQPAAAARLHRVEKHIYTERLKTVVRREADVKMQKIAKRFHKRGQDMYHQSIMTELQQEKERVRRLEERRTRDIEKHRQARRRQQDMMIQIQSAVIQIPKPPHSRSPRALEKKQIRKQHDAQLVRRDIAQFEKNQKWISPAGDATLLSSGHVMSTDEREQWNREYMENIRLRLEEDSTAREQREMRRRRALVEQLQAHQTQQEEIREEQMVKRLMRQTQQEKRIVVQLTQIKRQKEILRQNRIFQERQNQERCLQDLQQALDREAVLLREEHLERSEEIHMERQLHKRLASERAQARYQKHFHICRGILGQIVDLSTKVGEYRLLTDNLIPMKVMKEWMEMFLSGNPLYEVASVEPLPAEPTAEQIIELQKLQILNDQDYEQYVGLTGEWVWSEEAEDGAPRLKDDVLDHVVKRLKNMIQIPISRSPSPVFPRFTIRACVLGKTHTGKTSCLSTITTALGVRVLSAGALIQDVLTAHQQDKQTMSGERFPAEGLETPLRDEQDISPLNSGPAAHEPDTSGTVQERKDTEDMKRCLRAQRGCEVEKILMFGEGVPDQLLVDIIVDALRNVPADSGWVLDGFPVNIAQAVMLQNALSGTQSRPSAEKNTPDDPQHLSPALDVVVLLDVSDEQVLERASRRADGGGPENRDEDKQKSQEFISHIDRGGERDQIQHRISGFHDTWPKLEEWFGEKQNILVKICAESDEDVVVEHVETLLKDVMDSVNQGAAPGHSVSSQHGHTERVRPSETNSTSDERVYVDEPIAQEISQYLVPYWDNMCTSYETHVKSVMQNLRSERELIIHHLYDIRENFRQHLLTPDLKQEFVSSWQSDYNSVPDNIRDDEETKGELHQRLDDLRERLWDICDKRRDEAVQERAAVINDDWLHDHTALIINNYCTLTQTEVSRCQGVVYLLRDYYSGMNKALLPSSSCDSTRLPLLDVTWSENMDPETSNISSVSGPSEKQTKNAVKKDTEAEDTRKLFMFPLVTSRSSSNEISKQDLRRPDEKLLEEIYQTAISAVCAEVQRCEDEEEEEEDQHHTIETQRANTQSQASNTAKDRKKAAKQKGAPPPPSHEPSPQPAAEENPEEVKRRATRRRIRQEYTAALKHEERVVKLRLDVLKSHAVRMLCSLQQNTQELYTKMQEWMETRFLSEMSSVEQLTELVRRHIENGRQIRHELVLHAADFCVDGDTRVLASAPPTPPPPLLEELRDSTLTVQQLNIICAQLHKTAPSGVLSGTELTEVLQEFISPHRGCDDLPQPWTHMTSSQVVELVCAFTGDSEMLDWCQFVLSVALPWPFPSQTQLFKTLQRFRAVDAAGTGLITLEQYTQVELWFRSDKHHPPEALPYERLDNLKKFFFSLFASTHSSPVMLDYMKMLLYFCCHPEASQGFIRALGLVTEHTLHYKHTGPLVQSVTHLEGADVEELDADDVRGAEPDGEGVSVDDVLRVLSHGQNLMSAHPNRFHRSCRSRDLYREELLKVCKELDFKAEEKIPFSVLSQHPFLQDLIEASSQYLLVDVHKILQTQKNEEDCKS; this is encoded by the exons ATGTCGAGTATTATCTGCGAGTGGCTGAACGCGGAGCTCCGTCTGTCTAAAGTGGTCG CGCCGGTTTCTCTGAGCAGAGATTTCGCGAACGGATTTCTGATCGGTGAGATTCTGACGAGATTTGAGCTGCAGGATGATTTTCATCTCTTCTCAAAACACAG CACTCCAAATGCAAAGCTGAATAATTTCACACGTCTGGAGCCCACGCTTCATCTGTTGGGCGTGCCCTTTGACCTCTCTATGGCCAGAGCTGTGATGATGGGCAGACAGGGCGCAGTCACCAATCTTCTCTATCAGCTTTACATCgtcctgcagaagaagaagagaTCTGGACTCACAGCCACGGCCATGGACGTCATGCAGCCCGCCGCCGCAGCTCGACTACACCGAGTagagaaacacatttacactgaG CGTTTGAAGACGGTGGTGAGACGTGAAGCGGATGTGAAGATGCAGAAGATCGCAAAGCGTTTTCATAAAAGAGGACAAGACATGTACCACCAGTCCATCATGACTGAACTCcagcaggagaaagagagagtcagACGACTGGAGGAGAGAAGAACGAGAGACATCGAAAAG CATCGTCAGGCGCGCAGGAGACAGCAGGACATGATGATTCAGATTCAATCGGCTGTGATTCAGATCCCAAAGCCTCCACACAGTCGATCACCCAGAGCTCTGGAGAAAAAACAGATTCGCAAACAGCACGACGCTCAG CTCGTCCGTCGTGATATCGCTCAGTTTGAGAAGAACCAGAAGTGGATCTCTCCGGCAGGAGACGCAACTTTACTCTCCAG cGGTCATGTGATGAGCACAGATGAGAGGGAACAGTGGAACAGAGAATACATGGAGAACATCCGTCTGCGTCTGGAGGAAGACTCGACTGCACGAGAGCAGAGAGAGATGCGCAGACGTCGAGCTCTCGTAGAACAACTCCAAGCGCACCAGACTCAACAG GAGGAGATACGAGAAGAGCAGATGGTGAAGAGATTGATGCGTCAGACGCAGCAGGAGAAGAGAATCGTCGTCCAGCTGACACAGATCAAACGACAGAAGGAAATCCTGCGACAGAACCGCATCTTCCAGGAGAGACAGAACCAGGAGCGCTGCCTTCAGGATCTCCAACAGGCTCTGGACAGAGAAGCT GTTCTGCTGCGAGAGGAGCATCTGGAGCGCAGCGAGGAGATACACATGGAACGCCAGCTACACAAGCGACTCGCATCCGAACGCGCTCAAGCTCGATATCAAAAACACTTCCACATCTGCAGAGGAATTCTAGGACAGATTGTGGATCTGAGCACCAAAGTGGGAGAATATCGACTCCTCACAGACAA TTTGATCCCGATGAAAGTGATGAAGGAATGGATGGAGATGTTTCTCAGTGGGAATCCTCTGTATGAAGTGGCCAGCGTGGAACCGCTCCCAGCAGAACCAACAGCGGAACAGATCATTGAACTCCAGAAACTTCAGATCCTCAACGATCAAGACTATGAGCAGTATGTG ggTCTGACGGGCGAATGGGTTTGGAGTGAAGAGGCAGAAGATGGAGCTCCTCGTCTGAAGGATGATGTTCTGGATCATGTCGTGAAGCGTCTGAAGAACATGATTCAGATTCCCATCAGCCGCTCTCCCTCTCCTGTGTTCCCTCGCTTTACCATCAGAGCGTGTGTGCTGGGAAAAACACACACGGGCAAAACCAGCTGCCTTAGCACCATCACCACCG CTCTTGGTGTCCGTGTGCTTTCGGCCGGTGCTTTGATTCAGGACGTCCTAACAGCCCATCAGCAGGACAAACAAACT ATGAGTGGGGAGAGATTTCCAGCTGAAGGTCTTGAGACGCCTCTTAGAGATGAACAAGACATCTCACCGCTCAACTCAG gaccagccgctcatgAACCTGACACATCAGGAACCGTTCAAGAACGAAAGGACACAGAAGATATGAAA CGGTGTTTGCGCGCACAGCGAGGATGTGAGGTGGAGAAGATTCTGATGTTTGGTGAAGGTGTTCCAGATCAGCTGCTGGTGGACATCATCGTGGACGCTCTCAG GAATGTTCCTGCTGACAGCGGTTGGGTTCTTGATGGGTTTCCTGTGAACATCGCTCAGGCCGTGATGCTGCAGAATGCTCTCAGCGGGACACAGAGTCGACCATCCGCAGAGAAGAATACTCCAGATGATCCGCAGCATCTGTCTCCAGCTCTGGATGTGGTGGTGCTGTTAGATGTTTCAGACGAGCAGGTTCTGGAGCGAGCCTCACGCCGGGCCGACG GAGGAGGTCCAGAGAACAGAGACGAGGACAAACAGAAGAGTCAGGAGTTCATCTCTCATATTgacagaggaggagaaagaGATCAGATACAGCACAG AATTAGTGGTTTTCATGACACATGGCCGAAACTGGAGGAGTGGTTTGGTGAGAAGCAGAATATTCTGGTGAAGATCTGTGCAGAATCAGATGAAGATGTTGTTGTTGAGCATGTGGAGACGCTTCTTAAAGACGTCATGGATTCAGTTAATCAAG GAGCGGCTCCAGGTCATTCCGTCTCATCTCAACACGGTCATACAGAAAGAGTCCGGCCTTCAGAGACAAACTCAACATCAGATGAACGTGTTTATGTGGATGAACCGATAGCTCAg GAGATCTCACAGTATCTGGTGCCTTACTGGGACAACATGTGCACTTCATATGAGACTCATGTTAAAAGCGTCATGCAGAACCTCCGCAGTGAACGTGAACTCATCATTCATCATCTGTATGACATCAG agagaaCTTCAGACAGCATCTCCTGACGCCGGATCTCAAGCAGGAGTTTGTGAGCTCATGGCAGAGCGATTATAACAGTGTTCCTGACAACATCAGAGACGATGAAGAGACCAAAGGAGAACTTCACCAAAGACTGGAC GACTTGCGTGAGCGTCTGTGGGATATCTGTGATAAGCGCAGGGATGAGGCGGTGCAGGAGAGAGCAGCTGTTATTAATGACGACTGGTTACATGATCACACAGCTCTCATCATCAACAACTACTGTACACTCACAcag ACAGAAGTGAGCAGGTGTCAGGGTGTTGTGTATCTGCTCAGAGATTATTACTCAGGAATGAATAAAGCTCTGTTACCTTCATCATCATGTGACTCCACTCGTCTTCCTCTGCTGGACGTCACCTGGAGTGAAAACATGGACCCTGAGACATCAAACAT CTCATCTGTTTCTGGCCCATCAGAGAAGCAAACAAAGAATGCTGTGAAGAAAGACACAGAAGCAGAGGACACCAGGAAACTGTTCAT GTTTCCATTGGTTACCAGCAGATCATCCTCCAATGAGATCTCAAAACAAGATCTGCGTCGCCCCGATGAGAAACTGCTGGAGGAGATTTATCAGACGGCCATCAGCGCA GTGTGTGCAGAGGTCCAGCGGTGtgaggatgaggaggaggaggaggaagaccAACATCACACGATAGAAACACAGAGAGCAAACACACAGTCTCAAGCTTCAAACACAGctaaagacagaaagaaagctGCTAAACAGAAAG gaGCTCCTCCTCCTCCATCTCATGAGCCCAGTCCTCAACCCGCAGCGGAGGAGAACCCTGAGGAGGTGAAGAGGAGAGCCACGAGGAGACGAATCCGTCAGGAGTACACAGCCGCTCTCAAACATGAAG AACGCGTTGTGAAGTTGCGTCTGGATGTGCTGAAGTCACACGCTGTGAGAATGTTGTGCAGCCTccagcagaacacacaagagcTCTACACAAAGATGCAGGAGTGGATGGAGACACGGTTCCTGTCGGAGATGAGCAG TGTCGAGCAGCTGACAGAGTTGGTTCGGCGGCACATTGAGAACGGCCGACAGATCCGTCACGAGCTGGTGTTACACGCTGCTGATTTCTGTGTGGACGGAGACACGCGTGTGTTGGCCAGCGCCCCGCCCACTCCCCCCCCGCCGCTGCTGGAGGAGCTCAGAGACAGCACACTCACCGTTCAACAGCTGAACATCATCTGCGCTCAACTGCACAAGACAGCACCATCAG gTGTGTTGTCCGGCACTGAATTGACGGAAGTTCTGCAAGAGTTCATCTCTCCTCACAGGGGCTGTGATGATTTACCTCAACCCTGGACACACATGACGTCCTCACAG GTTGTTGAGTTGGTGTGTGCGTTCACTGGTGACTCTGAGATGTTGGACTGGTGTCAGTTTGTGCTCAGCGTCGCCCTCCCGTGGCCGTTTCCGTCACAGACTCAGCTGTTTAAAACCCTCCAGCGGTTCAGAGCTGTTGATGCTGCAGGAACCGGTCTCATCACACTAGAACAATACACACAG GTTGAATTGTGGTTTCGTAGTGACAAACATCATCCACCTGAAGCATTGCCTTATGAAAGACTAGACAACCTTAAGAAG tttttcTTCAGTTTGTTTGCGAGCACACACTCGTCTCCAGTGATGTTGGATTATATGAAGATGCTGCTGTATTTCTGCTGTCATCCTGAAGCCTCTCAGGGTTTCATCAGAGCTTTGGGTCTCGTGACTGAACACACACTACACTATAAACACACCGGCCCGCTGGTACAG TCTGTGACACACTTGGAAGGTGCAGATGTTGAGGAGCTTGATGCTGATGATGTCAGAGGGGCGGAGCCTGATGGAGAGGGCGTGTCAGTGGATGATGTGCTCAGAGTTTTGAGTCACGGACAGAATCTCATGTCGGCACATCCGAACCGCTTTCACCGGAGCTGCAGGAGCAGAGATCTGTAcagagag gagCTGCTGAAGGTGTGTAAAGAGTTGGACTTTAAAGCAGAGGAGAAGATCCCTTTCTCTGTGCTGTCCCAGCATCCTTTTCTACAGGACCTCATTGAAGCCTCATCACAGTATCTTCTTGTG GATGTTCACAAAATTCTGCAGACTCAGAAAAATGAAGAAGATTGTAAAAGCTGA